The Castor canadensis chromosome 8, mCasCan1.hap1v2, whole genome shotgun sequence genome contains a region encoding:
- the LOC141425680 gene encoding histone H4: MSGRGKGGKGLGKGGAKRHRKVLRDNIQGITKPAIRRLARRGGVKRISGLIYEETRGVLKVFLENVIRDAVTYTEHAKRKTVTAMDVVYALKRQGRTLYGFGG, from the coding sequence ATGTCTGGAAGAGGCAAAGGAGGAAAAGGCCTGGGAAAGGGAGGCGCCAAGCGCCACCGCAAGGTCCTGCGCGACAACATCCAGGGCATCACCAAGCCCGCCATCCGGCGCCTGGCCCGCCGCGGCGGAGTCAAGCGCATCTCCGGCCTCATCTACGAGGAGACCCGCGGGGTGCTCAAGGTTTTTCTGGAGAACGTGATCCGGGACGCCGTCACCTACACGGAGCACGCCAAGCGCAAGACGGTGACCGCCATGGACGTGGTCTACGCGCTCAAGCGCCAGGGCCGCACCCTCTACGGCTTCGGAGGCTAA